A region from the Microcebus murinus isolate Inina chromosome 27, M.murinus_Inina_mat1.0, whole genome shotgun sequence genome encodes:
- the DAPK3 gene encoding death-associated protein kinase 3 translates to MSTFRQEDVEDHYEMGEELGSGQFAIVRKCRQKGTGKEYAAKFIKKRRLSSSRRGVSREEIEREVNILREIRHPNIITLHDIFENKTDVVLILELVSGGELFDFLAEKESLTEDEATQFLKQILDGVHYLHSKRIAHFDLKPENIMLLDKDVPNPRIKLIDFGIAHKIEAGNEFKNIFGTPEFVAPEIVNYEPLGLEADMWSIGVITYILLSGASPFLGETKQETLTNISAVNYDFDEEYFSNTSELAKDFIRRLLVKDPKRRMTIAQSLEHSWIKAIRRRNVRNEDSGQKPERRRLKTTRLKEYTIKSHSSMPPNNTYVNFERFSKVLEEVAAAEEGLRELERSRRLCHEDVEALAAIYEEKEAWYREESDSLGQDLRRLRQELHKTEALKRQAQEEARGALLGTSGLKRRFSRLENRYEALAKQVASEMRFVQDLVRALEQEKLQGTECGLR, encoded by the exons ATGTCCACGTTCAGGCAGGAAGATGTGGAGGACCACTATGAGATGGGGGAAGAGCTGGGCAG CGGCCAGTTCGCGATCGTGCGGAAGTGCCGGCAGAAGGGCACGGGCAAGGAGTACGCGGCCAAGTTCATCAAGAAGCGCCGCCTGTCGTCCAGCCGACGCGGCGTGAGCCGGGAGGAGATCGAGCGGGAGGTGAACATCCTGCGTGAGATCCGGCACCCCAACATCATCACGCTGCACGACATCTTCGAGAACAAGACCGATGTGGTGCTCATCCTGGAGCTGGTCTCGGGTGGGGAGCTCTTCGACTTCCTGGCGGAGAAGGAGTCGCTGACGGAGGATGAGGCCACGCAGTTCCTCAAGCAGATCCTGGACGGCGTGCACTACCTGCACTCCAAGCGCATCGCCCACTTCGACCTCAAG ccggaGAACATCATGCTCCTGGACAAGGACGTGCCCAACCCGCGGATCAAGCTCATTGACTTCGGCATCGCCCACAAGATCGAGGCGGGCAACGAATTCAAGAACATCTTCGGCACCCCCGAGTTCGTGG CTCCTGAGATTGTCAACTACGAGCCGCTGGGGCTAGAGGCCGACATGTG GAGCATCGGCGTCATCACCTACATCCT CTTGAGCGGCGCGTCCCCATTCCTGGGCGAGACCAAGCAGGAGACGCTCACCAACATCTCGGCCGTGAACTACGACTTCGACGAGGAGTACTTCAGCAACACCAGCGAGCTGGCCAAGGACTTCATCCGCCGCCTGCTGGTCAAAGACCCCAA GAGGAGAATGACCATCGCCCAGAGCCTGGAGCACTCCTGGATCAAG GCGATCCGGCGGCGGAACGTGCGCAACGAGGACAGCGGGCAGAAGCCGGAGCGGCGGCGGCTGAAGACCACGCGGCTGAAGGAGTACACCATCAAGTCCCACTCGAGCATGCCGCCCAACAACACCTACGTCAACTTCGAGCGCTTCTCCAAGGTGCTGGAGGAGGTGGCGGCGGCCGAGGAGGGCCTGCGCGAGCTGGAGCGCAGCCGGCGGCTGTGCCACGAGGACGTGGAGGCGCTGGCCGCCATCTACGAGGAGAAGGAGGCCTGGTACCGCGAGGAGAGTGACAGCCTGGGCCAGGACCTGCGGCGGCTGCGGCAGGAGCTGCACAAGACCGAGGCGCTCAAGCGGCAGGCGCAGGAGGAGGCCCGGGGCGCCCTGCTGGGGACCAGCGGGCTCAAGCGCCGCTTCAGCCGCCTGGAGAACCGCTACGAGGCGCTGGCCAAGCAGGTGGCCTCCGAGATGCGGTTCGTGCAGGACCTGGTGCGGGCCCTGGAGCAGGAGAAGCTGCAGGGCACCGAGTGCGGCCTGCGCTAG